The Microlunatus antarcticus genome window below encodes:
- a CDS encoding potassium channel family protein, with product MRVVIAGAGNVGRSIAAELVEKGHEILLIDRDPRAIKSDTLPQAEWLLADACELSSLEEAGIDTCDVAIAATGDDKANLVISLLCKTEFGVPRTVGRVNHPKNEWLFNEVWGVDVSVSTPRLMSALVEEAVTVGDLVRLMTFHEGESSLVEMTLPTSSPVAGTRIGDQTWPGDAVLVAIIRDGRTQAPDPDGSLEAGDELLFVTAQVDERELADVLSPREGGVVDASLAAPARMTQGL from the coding sequence ATGCGCGTCGTCATCGCCGGAGCCGGGAACGTCGGCCGCTCCATCGCCGCCGAGCTGGTCGAGAAGGGTCACGAGATCCTGCTGATCGACCGCGACCCGCGGGCGATCAAGTCCGACACGCTCCCCCAGGCCGAGTGGCTGCTGGCCGACGCCTGCGAGCTCTCCTCGCTGGAGGAGGCCGGCATCGACACCTGCGACGTGGCCATCGCCGCGACGGGTGACGACAAGGCCAACCTCGTCATCTCGCTGCTCTGCAAGACCGAGTTCGGCGTGCCGCGGACGGTCGGCCGGGTGAACCACCCGAAGAACGAGTGGCTGTTCAACGAGGTCTGGGGCGTCGACGTCTCCGTCTCCACGCCCCGGCTGATGTCCGCGCTGGTCGAGGAGGCGGTCACGGTCGGCGACCTCGTCCGCCTCATGACCTTCCACGAGGGCGAGTCGAGCCTGGTCGAGATGACCCTGCCCACCTCGAGCCCCGTGGCCGGCACGCGCATCGGCGACCAGACCTGGCCCGGCGACGCCGTGCTCGTCGCCATCATCCGCGACGGTCGTACGCAGGCGCCCGACCCGGACGGTTCCCTCGAGGCCGGCGACGAGCTGCTGTTCGTCACCGCTCAGGTCGACGAGCGCGAGCTGGCCGACGTCCTGTCCCCCCGCGAGGGCGGGGTCGTCGACGCCTCCCTCGCCGCCCCGGCCCGGATGACCCAGGGTCTGTAG
- a CDS encoding DUF3159 domain-containing protein, with amino-acid sequence MTEAPRAAAADAADVTPAAAERPQFRYVEELVRHELSRTLGGVRGMVEAALPFVGFTVAWVSSRNLYLSLGVALGTALVLAVVRLVQRSSLKFVAQAVVPTAIAAIIATRTGRAEDVFLPGILYNGALAVVSLLTVAIRRPLIGFVVGAALEDPTGWIKDRALVRMSSRLTLVLAVPYVLRFVVQLPLFLSGKVVWLAVAKVALGWPLLLAALFVIGLLLSRGRTPIEGAGSPAVPSVEEGPGLSRGSTA; translated from the coding sequence GTGACCGAGGCCCCTCGGGCCGCGGCGGCCGACGCCGCCGACGTGACGCCCGCCGCGGCGGAGCGACCGCAGTTCCGCTACGTCGAGGAGCTGGTCCGGCACGAGCTCAGCCGGACCCTCGGGGGCGTGCGGGGGATGGTCGAGGCGGCGCTGCCGTTCGTCGGCTTCACCGTCGCCTGGGTCAGCTCGCGGAACCTCTACCTGTCGCTCGGCGTCGCCCTCGGCACCGCGCTGGTGCTGGCCGTCGTCCGGCTCGTGCAGCGGTCCTCGCTGAAGTTCGTCGCCCAGGCCGTCGTGCCGACCGCGATCGCCGCGATCATCGCCACCCGGACCGGTCGGGCCGAGGACGTGTTCCTGCCCGGCATCCTCTACAACGGCGCGCTGGCCGTCGTCTCGCTGCTCACCGTCGCGATCCGCCGGCCGCTCATCGGCTTCGTCGTGGGGGCCGCGCTCGAGGACCCGACCGGGTGGATCAAGGACCGCGCGCTCGTGCGGATGAGCTCGCGCCTCACGCTGGTGCTCGCCGTGCCGTACGTGCTCCGCTTCGTCGTCCAGCTCCCGCTCTTCCTCTCCGGGAAGGTCGTCTGGCTGGCCGTGGCCAAGGTCGCGCTGGGCTGGCCGCTCCTGCTCGCGGCCCTGTTCGTCATCGGTCTGCTGCTCTCCCGGGGCCGCACGCCCATCGAGGGCGCGGGCTCGCCGGCCGTCCCGTCGGTCGAGGAGGGCCCCGGGCTGTCCCGGGGATCGACCGCCTAG
- a CDS encoding choice-of-anchor D domain-containing protein → MIPFPRPLRTVAALAIAGLVSASLVPASTAGADVTTVSVNNFRTGWDQNESGLAPSDASAPDFGQLFATKLDGQIYAQPILAKGVLLAVTEQDKAYGLDPVTGAIKWTRDVGPEWAASNIGCGDLVPDIGITATPVVDQDTGTAYFTAKVDDGKNGDNPHWYMHAIDVTSGKERAGFPTTIKGSADNDDDIDFNPKTAMQRPGLLLLDGVVYAGFASHCDHGPYVGYVIGVNATTGKQTAMFATETGSSKAGAGIWQSGGGLVSDGKGQIIFATGNGVSPSPRAGNKPPGQLAESVVRVEVQANGTLKATDFFSPVNNSNLDTDDTDLGSGGPMAIPDGYGTKDHPHLLVEVGKDGRVFLLDRDDLGGSGQKAGKKDDVLQTGGPYKGVWGYPAFWGGDGGYVYMTTNRGPLSAFKIGVSGSGKPALSRTGTTSSNFGYTSGSPMVTSNGKNSGSALVWVVYSKGPAGDGGQLRAYDAVPNKGKMTLRYSAPIGTATKFSVPATNNGRVYVANRSGSVYGFGRPTTIALASTPTDFGMVAVKKTVTKQVTVTAKRTVKLTKIRTDAPFTAAKVKLPVTLKAGATLTVPVTYKPTSPVSESGAISFVTTTGTFAFDLHGAGTEDGLLSDPSTLDFGEVPVGGKVTLDASITNSGSTTTTINAATGPKGPFSTDSLPDAGTKLGAGNSVSVPISFEPTAAGKFSTTLVVKSSTGDVTVPITGTSIKGNAQLTITPGTLQFGSVQVGKSVTKNFDITNTGNLLLTLTKAAPPTAPFLVPDPVSEGQQIEPGDVIHQSVTFTPTKTGAFDGTYSITGNDGQGAHLISVHGTAVTKPVTHAITGLGKCVDVRKGKTKNGTAVQLYTCNQTDSQTWVQDGSTLKSLGKCLDVKGGSTKNKAKVQLWGCNGSAAQDWKVGDDSSLVNTKSGRCLDVPDGKAKNKVQLWIYNCNGSDAQRWSLDG, encoded by the coding sequence TTGATTCCTTTCCCCCGCCCCCTCCGCACCGTCGCCGCGCTGGCGATCGCCGGACTGGTCTCTGCCAGCCTGGTCCCGGCGAGCACGGCCGGTGCCGACGTCACGACCGTGTCGGTCAACAACTTCAGGACGGGCTGGGACCAGAACGAGTCCGGCCTGGCCCCGTCCGACGCCTCGGCTCCCGACTTCGGCCAGCTCTTCGCGACCAAGCTCGACGGGCAGATCTACGCCCAGCCGATCCTGGCCAAGGGCGTCCTGCTCGCGGTCACGGAGCAGGACAAGGCGTACGGCCTCGACCCGGTCACAGGGGCCATCAAATGGACCCGTGACGTCGGGCCCGAGTGGGCAGCCTCGAACATCGGCTGCGGCGACCTGGTCCCGGACATCGGCATCACCGCCACCCCGGTGGTCGACCAGGACACGGGCACGGCGTACTTCACCGCGAAGGTCGACGACGGCAAGAACGGCGACAACCCGCACTGGTACATGCACGCGATCGACGTCACCAGCGGCAAGGAGCGGGCGGGCTTCCCGACCACGATCAAGGGCTCCGCGGACAACGACGACGACATCGACTTCAACCCCAAGACCGCCATGCAGCGGCCCGGGCTGCTGCTCCTGGACGGGGTGGTGTACGCGGGCTTCGCGAGCCACTGCGACCACGGGCCGTACGTCGGCTACGTCATCGGCGTGAACGCCACGACCGGCAAGCAGACGGCGATGTTCGCGACCGAGACCGGGAGCTCGAAGGCGGGCGCCGGCATCTGGCAGTCGGGCGGCGGCCTCGTCTCCGACGGCAAGGGCCAGATCATCTTCGCCACCGGCAACGGCGTCTCGCCGTCGCCGCGTGCCGGGAACAAGCCGCCGGGTCAGCTGGCGGAGTCGGTCGTGCGCGTGGAGGTGCAGGCGAACGGCACGCTCAAGGCCACCGACTTCTTCTCGCCGGTGAACAACAGCAACCTCGACACCGACGACACCGACCTGGGCTCGGGCGGGCCGATGGCCATCCCGGACGGCTACGGCACCAAGGACCACCCCCACCTGCTCGTCGAGGTCGGCAAGGACGGGCGCGTGTTCCTGCTCGACCGCGACGACCTGGGCGGCAGCGGCCAGAAGGCCGGCAAGAAGGACGACGTGCTGCAGACCGGCGGCCCGTACAAGGGCGTCTGGGGCTACCCGGCGTTCTGGGGGGGCGACGGCGGCTACGTCTACATGACGACCAACCGCGGCCCGCTCTCGGCCTTCAAGATCGGCGTCTCGGGCTCGGGCAAGCCGGCCCTCAGCCGGACCGGGACGACCTCCTCGAACTTCGGCTACACCTCCGGGTCGCCGATGGTCACCTCGAACGGCAAGAACTCGGGCTCGGCGCTGGTCTGGGTCGTCTACAGCAAGGGCCCGGCCGGCGACGGCGGTCAGCTGCGGGCCTACGACGCCGTGCCGAACAAGGGCAAGATGACGTTGCGCTACTCGGCGCCGATCGGGACGGCCACCAAGTTCTCCGTGCCCGCCACCAACAACGGCCGCGTGTACGTCGCGAACCGGTCCGGGTCGGTCTACGGGTTCGGGCGGCCGACCACCATCGCCCTGGCCAGCACGCCGACCGACTTCGGCATGGTCGCGGTCAAGAAGACCGTGACCAAGCAGGTCACCGTCACGGCCAAGCGCACGGTCAAGCTCACCAAGATCAGGACCGACGCCCCGTTCACCGCGGCCAAGGTCAAGCTGCCCGTGACCCTGAAGGCCGGCGCCACGCTCACCGTGCCCGTGACGTACAAGCCCACGAGCCCCGTGTCGGAGTCGGGCGCCATCTCGTTCGTGACCACGACGGGAACGTTCGCCTTCGACCTGCACGGTGCCGGAACCGAGGACGGGCTGCTGTCCGACCCCTCGACGCTGGACTTCGGCGAGGTGCCGGTCGGCGGCAAGGTGACGCTCGACGCCAGCATCACCAACAGCGGGTCCACCACCACGACGATCAACGCCGCGACCGGGCCGAAGGGCCCGTTCAGCACGGACTCGCTGCCCGACGCGGGCACCAAGCTGGGCGCGGGCAACTCCGTGTCGGTGCCGATCTCCTTCGAGCCGACGGCGGCGGGCAAGTTCAGCACCACGCTGGTGGTCAAGTCCTCGACCGGCGACGTCACCGTCCCGATCACGGGCACCTCGATCAAGGGCAACGCGCAGCTGACCATCACGCCCGGCACGCTGCAGTTCGGCTCGGTGCAGGTGGGGAAGTCGGTGACGAAGAACTTCGACATCACCAACACCGGCAACCTGCTGCTGACGCTCACCAAGGCGGCACCGCCGACGGCGCCGTTCCTGGTGCCGGACCCGGTGTCCGAGGGGCAGCAGATCGAGCCGGGTGACGTCATCCACCAGTCGGTCACGTTCACCCCGACCAAGACCGGTGCGTTCGACGGCACCTACTCGATCACGGGGAACGACGGCCAGGGGGCGCACCTGATCTCGGTCCACGGCACCGCGGTCACGAAGCCCGTCACCCACGCCATCACCGGCCTGGGCAAGTGCGTCGACGTCCGCAAGGGCAAGACGAAGAACGGGACGGCGGTCCAGCTGTACACCTGCAACCAGACCGACTCGCAGACCTGGGTGCAGGACGGCAGCACGCTGAAGTCCCTCGGCAAGTGCCTGGACGTCAAGGGCGGTTCGACCAAGAACAAGGCCAAGGTCCAGCTGTGGGGCTGCAACGGCAGCGCCGCGCAGGACTGGAAGGTCGGCGACGACAGCTCGTTGGTCAACACCAAGTCGGGCCGCTGCCTCGACGTGCCGGACGGCAAGGCGAAGAACAAGGTCCAGCTCTGGATCTACAACTGCAACGGCTCCGACGCCCAGCGCTGGTCGCTGGACGGCTGA
- a CDS encoding choice-of-anchor D domain-containing protein — protein sequence MPAKAHYSRALVGSLLIGLVSAFVAVASPAQADLTTVSVDTLRTGWDANQPKLTPSDVTAQDFGQLFATQLDGQVYGQPVVAKNTLLAVTENDKAYGLDPVSGAVRWTRNIGTPWSVAPIGCGDLVPNIGITSTPVVDPATGTAYFTAKVDDTANPDHPRWELHGIDITTGVERSGFPTIITGSPDNDPGTTFSPRTQLQRTGLLLMDGVVYLGFGSHCDVHPFTGYVMGFDATSGKKTAMWAAQTGGTNGAGIWHAGGGLVSDGPGRIILATGNGVSPAKGPGSAVPNNLSESVVRLQVQADKTLKGVDFFSPVNNTFLDTDDTDLGSGGPMAVPDGYGTASYPHLLVQGGKDGRVFLLDRDNLGGMGQGPNGTDAVLQTSGPYKGTWGHPAFWGGNGGYVYLVPSEGPLSAFKLGASGDGKPLLTRTGTSATTFGFSSGSPVVTSTGTTAGSALVWVVYSKGSNGANAQLQAYDAVPAKGTMTLRYSVPIGTASKFTVPATDSGRVYVGTRTGTVFGFGRPTTTAVAGTPTDFGLVPVGTPVTKQVTVTATKAVTVTGVSTATPFATGAVTLPVTLAAGATLKVPVTFRATSSGAVAGALTFVTSSGTFAFGLTGYGTQDGLRSDPGSLDFGDVPVRGSVTASVSVSNSGATATTITGATAPTGTFSSTSLPVTGTTLQPGASVSVPVTYAPGAAGPTTSEVVVSSSTGNVRIPVVGNGVTGSPKLTLSPQQVDFGDVEVGKSVSESFDLSNTGNLLLTLSKAAPPTAPFLVPSPVSEGQPIEPGDTIPQSVTFAPTKAGAFTGSYVITGNDGQGAQTVDFTGYGVVTPKVGTINGLGNKCLDIRSASQAEGTVVQLYTCNGSRAQNWTFPGDGTIRGINRCLDIAGSATTKNAKVQIGLCNGRASQAWTYRGGSASALVNTASGMCLDMPGGKPVDRIQLQIYPCNWSAAQKWSVPS from the coding sequence ATGCCTGCCAAGGCTCACTACTCACGCGCGCTCGTCGGGAGCCTGCTGATCGGGCTGGTGTCGGCGTTCGTCGCCGTCGCCTCGCCGGCGCAGGCCGACCTCACCACGGTCTCCGTGGACACGCTGCGCACCGGCTGGGACGCCAACCAGCCCAAGCTCACGCCGTCGGACGTGACGGCCCAGGACTTCGGCCAGCTGTTCGCGACCCAGCTCGACGGACAGGTCTACGGTCAGCCCGTCGTGGCGAAGAACACGCTGCTCGCCGTCACCGAGAACGACAAGGCGTACGGGCTCGACCCCGTGTCGGGTGCCGTGCGCTGGACCCGCAACATCGGCACGCCCTGGTCCGTCGCCCCGATCGGGTGCGGCGACCTCGTCCCGAACATCGGCATCACGTCGACCCCGGTGGTCGACCCCGCGACGGGGACGGCCTACTTCACCGCCAAGGTGGACGACACGGCCAACCCCGACCACCCGCGCTGGGAGCTGCACGGCATCGACATCACGACCGGCGTCGAGCGCTCGGGCTTCCCGACGATCATCACCGGCTCGCCGGACAACGACCCGGGCACCACCTTCTCCCCGCGCACGCAGCTCCAGCGCACCGGCCTGCTGCTCATGGACGGCGTCGTCTACCTGGGCTTCGGCAGCCACTGCGACGTCCACCCGTTCACGGGCTACGTCATGGGCTTCGACGCCACGAGCGGCAAGAAGACCGCGATGTGGGCGGCCCAGACCGGGGGCACGAACGGCGCCGGGATCTGGCACGCGGGCGGCGGCCTCGTCTCCGACGGGCCGGGGCGCATCATCCTGGCCACCGGCAACGGTGTCTCGCCGGCCAAGGGCCCGGGCTCCGCCGTCCCGAACAACCTCTCGGAGTCGGTCGTCCGGCTGCAGGTGCAGGCGGACAAGACGCTCAAGGGCGTCGACTTCTTCTCCCCGGTCAACAACACGTTCCTCGACACCGACGACACCGACCTCGGCTCCGGCGGCCCGATGGCCGTCCCGGACGGCTACGGCACGGCCTCGTACCCGCACCTGCTCGTGCAGGGGGGCAAGGACGGGCGGGTCTTCCTGCTCGACCGGGACAACCTGGGCGGCATGGGCCAGGGTCCGAACGGGACCGACGCGGTGCTGCAGACCAGCGGCCCGTACAAGGGCACCTGGGGCCACCCCGCGTTCTGGGGCGGCAACGGCGGCTACGTCTACCTCGTCCCCAGCGAGGGTCCGCTCTCGGCGTTCAAGCTCGGTGCCTCGGGCGACGGCAAGCCGCTGCTGACCCGCACCGGGACGTCGGCGACCACCTTCGGCTTCAGCTCGGGCTCGCCCGTCGTCACCTCCACGGGCACGACCGCCGGCTCGGCGCTGGTCTGGGTCGTCTACAGCAAGGGCTCCAACGGCGCCAACGCGCAGCTGCAGGCGTACGACGCCGTTCCCGCCAAGGGGACGATGACGCTGCGCTACTCCGTGCCGATCGGGACGGCGTCGAAGTTCACCGTGCCGGCGACCGACAGCGGCCGCGTGTACGTGGGCACCCGCACCGGCACGGTGTTCGGCTTCGGCCGGCCCACCACCACCGCCGTCGCCGGGACGCCGACCGACTTCGGCCTGGTCCCCGTCGGCACGCCCGTCACCAAGCAGGTCACGGTCACGGCCACCAAGGCGGTGACCGTGACCGGCGTCAGCACGGCCACCCCGTTCGCCACCGGTGCGGTCACCCTGCCCGTGACGCTCGCGGCGGGGGCGACGCTCAAGGTGCCCGTGACGTTCCGGGCGACCTCCTCGGGCGCGGTCGCGGGAGCGCTGACCTTCGTCACGTCGTCGGGCACCTTCGCCTTCGGTCTCACGGGCTACGGCACCCAGGACGGACTGCGGTCCGACCCCGGGAGCCTCGACTTCGGCGACGTCCCGGTCCGCGGCAGCGTGACGGCCAGCGTCAGCGTCTCCAACAGCGGCGCGACGGCGACCACGATCACCGGCGCCACGGCGCCGACCGGCACGTTCAGCTCCACGAGCCTCCCCGTCACCGGCACGACGCTCCAGCCGGGCGCCTCGGTGTCCGTCCCGGTCACGTACGCCCCGGGTGCGGCCGGTCCGACGACGTCGGAGGTCGTGGTGTCGTCCTCGACCGGGAACGTCCGCATCCCCGTCGTCGGGAACGGCGTCACCGGCTCGCCGAAGCTGACCCTGTCACCGCAGCAGGTCGACTTCGGCGACGTGGAGGTCGGGAAGTCGGTGAGCGAGTCGTTCGACCTGAGCAACACGGGCAACCTGCTGCTGACGCTGAGCAAGGCGGCACCGCCGACGGCCCCGTTCCTGGTGCCGAGCCCGGTGTCCGAGGGCCAGCCGATCGAGCCCGGCGACACCATCCCGCAGTCGGTCACGTTCGCCCCGACGAAGGCCGGCGCCTTCACCGGCAGCTACGTCATCACGGGCAACGACGGCCAGGGTGCGCAGACGGTCGACTTCACCGGCTACGGGGTGGTCACGCCCAAGGTCGGCACGATCAACGGGCTCGGCAACAAGTGCCTCGACATCCGGTCGGCCTCGCAGGCCGAGGGCACGGTCGTGCAGCTCTACACCTGCAACGGCTCGCGGGCCCAGAACTGGACCTTCCCCGGCGACGGCACCATCCGGGGCATCAACCGGTGCCTCGACATCGCCGGCAGCGCGACGACGAAGAACGCCAAGGTCCAGATCGGGCTGTGCAACGGCCGGGCGAGCCAGGCCTGGACGTACCGCGGCGGCTCCGCCTCCGCCCTTGTGAACACGGCCTCGGGCATGTGCCTCGACATGCCGGGCGGCAAGCCGGTCGACCGGATCCAGCTGCAGATCTACCCCTGCAACTGGAGCGCCGCCCAGAAGTGGTCGGTCCCGAGCTGA
- a CDS encoding potassium channel family protein, which yields MGCGRVGSTLARSLEKRGHTVAVIDVDVDAFRRLGPDFGGRTVKGVGFDREVLVEAGIESADGFAAVSSGDNSNILAARVVRETFAVDNVVARIYDPGRAEVYERLGIPTVATVRWTADQVLRRLLPAGSEPLWRDPSGSVRIIEVHVDRSWVGRTVRDIEDATGARVPFLFRMGSALVPKDTTIFQDGDLVYAAVEDASLARVEDVLAAAPQEV from the coding sequence ATGGGCTGTGGCCGCGTGGGCTCGACCCTGGCGCGCTCGCTGGAGAAGCGGGGCCACACGGTCGCGGTGATCGACGTCGACGTGGACGCGTTCCGACGACTCGGGCCCGACTTCGGCGGCCGTACGGTCAAGGGCGTCGGCTTCGACCGCGAGGTCCTGGTCGAGGCCGGGATCGAGAGCGCGGACGGCTTCGCCGCCGTGTCCTCCGGCGACAACTCCAACATCCTGGCCGCGCGCGTCGTCCGTGAGACGTTCGCCGTCGACAACGTGGTGGCCCGCATCTACGACCCGGGACGCGCCGAGGTCTACGAGCGGCTCGGCATCCCCACGGTCGCCACCGTCCGCTGGACGGCGGACCAGGTCCTCCGCCGTCTGCTGCCCGCCGGCTCGGAGCCCCTGTGGCGCGACCCGTCGGGCTCGGTCCGCATCATCGAGGTGCACGTCGACCGTTCCTGGGTCGGCCGCACCGTCCGCGACATCGAGGACGCCACGGGCGCCCGCGTCCCCTTCCTCTTCCGGATGGGGTCGGCGCTGGTCCCCAAGGACACCACGATCTTCCAGGACGGCGACCTGGTCTACGCCGCCGTCGAGGACGCGAGCCTCGCCCGCGTCGAGGACGTCCTCGCCGCCGCCCCCCAGGAAGTGTGA